The following are from one region of the Sandaracinus amylolyticus genome:
- a CDS encoding TonB-dependent receptor domain-containing protein yields MNPTLWARCVLAIVTTLCVTTPALAQTPGGGGGDVPAGGEGGPTAPDATLPAPTEPAEEAPAEEPADEAAISEAEQAEIDAALAADAPHCSGTGVEGVVRDAQTRETMIEAPVIVVGRGTRVLTDYDGRFAIDLPPGTYSLRSYYDLYQPTRVDDIVVTRGSCTAVDVELSSETSTGEEIVIEVRAERGTAASQLRMRRESAAVQDAISSEEMRRSPDSSASEAVRRTVGVVTRDDYVYVRGLGGRYVVTTLNGVALPNTDPDVPGVQLDIFPSGLLEALTIRKTFTPEVPGDWAGGLVDVSTQTFPSDFQLRFGLGFGVNTAVSFQRTLGYEGGATDFLGFDDGTRALPGGAENVRAGDLTPEQRDQLALQFPNTWQTNRRTAWPNLSLSFSMGDTIDVGGHLLGYLLMVGYRYTERPIPDVIRAVRLEGEGEDAMLTLREELQQEGVEIQAQLSALATVTFEVVDRNQLTFTGLFSQNADNFLGRVTGVSEYYGTQIDSRRQSWLQRTLAYGQLLGEHTDLPAGARFDWQLNLSYGQREQPDLRDILYVQNGDQRFWAPGPESGARFYSDLDDVTYGAGANLTIPIDTLQVRLGGLTRQTDRGLRVRRFGFQTRPGSDPSGTMLPPETLFSPELINVFTSLREYTREDDSYDATQSLYAGYLSGEWRPWQPLRLIAGARVEAFRQVVESAPPVGMTTSEIRGTRRTDVDVLPSGGAIVEIHDNMFVRASYAGTVARPQVRELAPFLFADFVRRRTITGNPELERTYIHNFDLRWEWFPSESEVLAVSGFAKVFEAPIEQTIVSSGGDLSYRNIAGAENYGVELEARMHFGHFVDGLDWLTLGGNLALVYSRARLTEDQLLQATSSERPLAGQPPYIVNVQLGIAPPDTNLSFAVYYNIFGPRLEDVGLLGLPDVYLDPYHSVDLTATWEPDPHVTIRFAAQNLLFQRRELRQGDFVIVGYDPGTQFSLSVGYSY; encoded by the coding sequence GTGAATCCGACGCTCTGGGCGAGGTGCGTCCTCGCAATTGTGACGACGCTTTGTGTCACGACTCCCGCGCTCGCTCAGACGCCGGGCGGCGGGGGCGGCGACGTCCCCGCGGGCGGTGAAGGCGGCCCGACCGCGCCAGACGCGACCCTCCCGGCGCCGACCGAGCCCGCCGAGGAAGCGCCCGCCGAAGAGCCCGCCGACGAAGCGGCCATCAGCGAGGCCGAGCAGGCCGAGATCGACGCCGCGCTCGCCGCGGACGCGCCGCACTGCAGCGGCACCGGTGTGGAAGGCGTGGTGCGCGACGCGCAGACGCGCGAGACGATGATCGAAGCGCCGGTGATCGTCGTCGGGCGCGGGACTCGCGTGCTGACCGACTACGACGGTCGCTTCGCGATCGATCTCCCGCCGGGCACGTACTCGCTCCGCTCGTATTACGACCTCTATCAGCCGACGCGCGTCGACGACATCGTCGTCACGCGCGGGTCGTGCACGGCAGTCGACGTCGAGCTGAGCTCGGAGACGAGCACCGGCGAGGAGATCGTGATCGAGGTCCGCGCGGAGCGCGGGACGGCGGCGTCGCAGCTGCGCATGCGTCGTGAGTCGGCGGCGGTGCAGGACGCGATCTCCAGCGAGGAGATGCGCCGCTCTCCCGACTCGAGCGCGAGCGAGGCCGTCCGTCGAACCGTCGGTGTCGTGACCCGCGACGACTACGTCTACGTGCGCGGCCTCGGCGGACGTTACGTGGTCACCACGCTCAACGGTGTCGCGCTGCCCAACACCGACCCCGACGTGCCCGGCGTGCAGCTCGACATCTTCCCGAGCGGCCTGCTCGAGGCGCTCACGATCCGCAAGACCTTCACGCCCGAGGTGCCCGGCGACTGGGCGGGCGGTCTCGTCGACGTCTCGACGCAGACGTTCCCTTCGGACTTCCAGCTCCGATTCGGCCTCGGGTTCGGCGTGAACACGGCCGTCTCGTTCCAGCGCACGCTGGGGTACGAAGGCGGCGCCACCGACTTCCTCGGGTTCGACGACGGCACTCGCGCCCTTCCCGGTGGCGCGGAGAACGTGCGTGCCGGCGATCTCACGCCCGAGCAGCGCGACCAGCTCGCGCTGCAGTTCCCGAACACGTGGCAGACCAACCGGCGCACCGCGTGGCCCAATCTCTCGCTCTCCTTCAGCATGGGAGACACGATCGACGTCGGCGGTCATCTGCTCGGCTATCTCTTGATGGTCGGATATCGATACACCGAGCGACCGATTCCCGACGTCATCCGCGCAGTCCGCCTCGAAGGCGAAGGCGAGGACGCGATGCTCACGCTCCGCGAGGAGCTGCAGCAGGAGGGCGTCGAGATCCAGGCGCAGCTCAGCGCGCTCGCGACGGTGACGTTCGAGGTCGTCGACCGGAACCAGCTCACGTTCACAGGTCTCTTCAGCCAGAACGCCGACAACTTCCTCGGGCGGGTCACCGGCGTGAGCGAGTACTACGGCACCCAGATCGACTCGCGACGCCAGTCGTGGTTGCAGCGGACTCTCGCGTACGGACAGCTGCTCGGAGAGCACACCGATCTCCCGGCGGGCGCGCGCTTCGATTGGCAGCTCAACCTCAGCTACGGCCAGCGCGAACAGCCCGACCTGCGCGACATCCTGTACGTCCAGAACGGCGATCAGCGCTTCTGGGCTCCCGGCCCCGAGAGCGGTGCACGCTTCTATTCCGATCTCGACGACGTCACGTACGGCGCGGGCGCGAATCTCACGATCCCCATCGATACGCTCCAGGTTCGGCTCGGTGGTCTCACGCGTCAGACCGACCGTGGCCTCCGAGTCCGGCGCTTCGGCTTCCAGACGCGACCCGGCTCCGATCCGTCGGGGACGATGCTCCCGCCGGAGACGCTCTTCTCGCCCGAGCTCATCAACGTGTTCACGAGTCTCCGCGAGTACACGCGAGAGGACGACAGCTATGATGCGACGCAGTCGCTCTACGCGGGATATCTCTCGGGCGAGTGGCGCCCCTGGCAGCCGCTTCGACTGATCGCCGGCGCGCGCGTCGAAGCGTTCCGGCAGGTCGTGGAGTCGGCTCCGCCGGTCGGGATGACGACCAGCGAAATCCGCGGCACGCGTCGGACCGACGTCGACGTGCTTCCGAGCGGCGGCGCGATCGTCGAGATCCACGACAACATGTTCGTCCGCGCTTCCTATGCGGGCACCGTCGCGCGACCGCAGGTCCGCGAGCTGGCTCCGTTCCTCTTCGCGGATTTCGTTCGCCGTCGCACCATCACCGGCAACCCGGAGCTCGAGCGCACGTACATCCATAACTTCGACCTTCGCTGGGAGTGGTTCCCGTCGGAGTCCGAGGTGCTCGCGGTCTCCGGCTTCGCGAAGGTGTTCGAGGCGCCGATCGAGCAGACGATCGTGTCGAGCGGCGGTGACCTCTCGTATCGCAACATCGCGGGCGCGGAGAACTACGGAGTCGAGCTCGAGGCGCGGATGCACTTCGGGCACTTCGTCGACGGCCTGGATTGGCTCACTCTCGGCGGCAATCTCGCGCTCGTCTATTCGCGTGCACGCCTCACGGAGGACCAGCTCCTCCAGGCGACGAGCTCGGAGCGGCCGCTCGCCGGACAGCCGCCGTACATCGTCAACGTGCAACTGGGAATTGCGCCGCCCGACACCAATCTGTCGTTCGCCGTCTACTACAACATCTTCGGACCGAGACTGGAGGACGTCGGCCTGCTCGGGCTCCCCGACGTCTATCTCGACCCGTACCACTCTGTCGATCTCACGGCTACGTGGGAGCCCGATCCGCACGTGACGATTCGATTCGCGGCGCAGAATCTCCTCTTCCAGCGCCGCGAGCTCCGTCAGGGCGATTTCGTCATCGTCGGATACGACCCGGGCACGCAGTTCTCGCTCTCGGTCGGCTACTCGTACTGA
- a CDS encoding ExbD/TolR family protein encodes MAFEVSTGKGGKKGRNKPDMNVTPLVDVVLVLLIIFMVITPMLAKQFWIHLPSEPEAEATPPPPSDDDGPPVVTVDAAGRVLINRDEVPLAQLEARLRRVLAARGDRTVFFDAQSDAPYGRAVEVLDTCRGAGATTIAVATEALADAR; translated from the coding sequence ATGGCGTTCGAGGTCTCCACCGGCAAGGGCGGGAAGAAGGGGCGCAACAAGCCCGACATGAACGTCACGCCGCTCGTCGACGTGGTGCTCGTGCTCCTGATCATCTTCATGGTGATCACGCCGATGCTCGCAAAGCAGTTCTGGATTCATCTGCCGAGCGAGCCCGAGGCCGAGGCGACTCCGCCGCCGCCGAGCGACGACGACGGACCGCCGGTCGTCACCGTCGATGCGGCGGGTCGCGTGCTGATCAATCGTGACGAAGTGCCGCTCGCGCAGCTCGAGGCGCGACTGCGCCGAGTGCTCGCGGCGCGCGGTGATCGAACCGTGTTCTTCGACGCGCAGAGCGACGCTCCCTATGGCCGCGCGGTCGAAGTGCTCGACACGTGTCGTGGTGCCGGCGCGACGACGATCGCAGTCGCGACCGAAGCGCTCGCCGACGCGCGCTGA
- a CDS encoding ExbD/TolR family protein: MKRFGGKRSRPSPAMNVTPLVDIVLVLLIIFMVVLPSMENDAPVDLPSIFHVDEDPRGRTDPVTVSITADRRLFLEQDEMPRDALETRLREIHAAEPTRRVILRGDSTLRYEEVRSLFRMCQQIGLPGVSLRVGERGGEESEG; the protein is encoded by the coding sequence ATGAAGCGCTTCGGTGGAAAGCGATCGCGACCGAGCCCGGCGATGAACGTCACGCCGCTGGTCGACATCGTCCTCGTGCTCCTGATCATCTTCATGGTCGTCCTCCCGAGCATGGAGAACGACGCGCCCGTCGATCTGCCGAGCATCTTCCACGTCGACGAAGATCCGCGCGGGCGCACCGATCCGGTCACGGTCTCGATCACCGCGGATCGACGGCTCTTCCTCGAGCAGGACGAGATGCCGCGCGACGCGCTCGAGACGCGCCTGCGCGAGATCCACGCAGCGGAGCCGACGCGTCGCGTGATCCTGCGCGGCGACTCGACGCTCCGTTACGAAGAGGTCCGGAGCCTCTTCCGCATGTGCCAGCAGATCGGTCTGCCGGGCGTCTCGCTCCGCGTGGGCGAGCGCGGCGGCGAAGAGAGCGAGGGCTGA
- a CDS encoding MotA/TolQ/ExbB proton channel family protein codes for MNINLLELWHEMGLPVRIVVIVLTLQAVASIAVAIDRLVLLFRSQAASRAFAGKAAPLMDQGEWGRLFDEASKAKGSHLALVLFTGLKVFLDRSKAGDAPERAAELARRAIERKGESTSDELNRGLNVLASTGSTAPFVGLLGTVLGIINAFQMIAASGSGGIGTIGAAIGEALIVTGYGLCVAIPTVLLFNWISGRISRFEMGLTNAGSELADRLEVSEPVSTYRETGTRRAPTPSEELATAEAV; via the coding sequence ATGAACATCAATCTTCTCGAGCTCTGGCACGAGATGGGGCTCCCGGTCCGGATCGTCGTCATCGTGCTCACGCTGCAGGCAGTGGCGAGCATCGCGGTGGCGATCGACCGCCTCGTGCTCCTCTTCCGTTCGCAGGCCGCGTCGCGCGCGTTCGCGGGCAAGGCCGCGCCGCTGATGGATCAGGGCGAGTGGGGCCGCCTCTTCGACGAGGCGAGCAAGGCGAAGGGCTCGCACCTCGCGCTCGTGCTCTTCACCGGTCTCAAGGTCTTCCTCGACCGCAGCAAGGCGGGCGACGCGCCGGAGCGCGCGGCCGAGCTCGCGCGTCGTGCGATCGAGCGCAAGGGCGAGTCGACGTCGGACGAGCTCAACCGCGGCCTCAACGTCCTCGCGTCGACCGGCTCGACGGCGCCCTTCGTCGGTCTGCTGGGCACCGTGCTCGGCATCATCAACGCGTTCCAGATGATCGCGGCGAGCGGCTCGGGCGGCATCGGCACCATCGGCGCCGCGATCGGCGAGGCGCTGATCGTCACGGGCTACGGCCTCTGCGTCGCGATTCCCACCGTGCTCCTCTTCAACTGGATCTCGGGCCGCATCTCGCGCTTCGAGATGGGCCTGACGAACGCGGGCAGCGAGCTCGCGGATCGGCTCGAGGTCAGCGAGCCGGTGAGCACCTATCGCGAGACCGGCACGCGCCGCGCGCCGACTCCGTCGGAAGAGCTGGCGACCGCCGAGGCCGTCTGA